Part of the Aquimarina sp. TRL1 genome, CCATAGCTATGGTTGTCATCTGTATGATATTTATTCCTTTATATCACAAAATGAAGGTCTATACAGCCTATGAATTTCTCGAAGGGAGATTTGACTTAAAAACAAGAACACTAACAGCCATTCTTTTTCTTGTTCAAAGAGGATTAGCAGCTGGAATTACCATCTTTGCCCCGGCAATCATCTTATCTGCAGTATTAGGATGGAACCTAACACTCTTAAATATTGTTATCGGAGTACTTGTTATTATGTATACCGTATCAGGCGGAACAAAAGCCGTTAGTGTCACCCAAAAACAACAAATGGCAATTATATTCACAGGAATGTTTATTGCTTTTTTTCTTATTGTAAGCTATTTACCTGAAGATATCACGTTTAACAAAGCCTTAAAAATTGCAGGAGCCAGTGGCAAAATGGAAGTATTGGATTTTTCTTTTGATTTTAATAATCGATATACGTTCTGGAGTGGGATAATAGGAGGTACATTTTTAGCCCTCTCCTATTTTGGAACTGATCAAAGTCAGGTACAGCGATACCTCTCTGGAAAATCAATCAGGGAAAGCCAAATGGGATTGATATTCAATGGCTTATTAAAAGTCCCTATGCAATTTTTTATCCTTCTGGTAGGAGTGATGGTATTTGTTTTTTACCAGTTCAATACTTCGCCTCTCAATTTTAACCCTGTTGCTAAAACTGCCGTTGTATCATCAGCATATAGCGATGAATATCAACAATTGGAAAAAAATCAAATTGCTTTTCAAACTTTAAAACAGGAAGCAATTCACACCTTCAATAATGCCGAGGAAAATAGTTCTGCTAAAAATATTGCCAAATATCGTATCGCTAACTTAGATGCTTCAGAAAAAATTGTCCGAGAAGTAGCTAAAGTATTCATTAAGAATGCAGATAAAGATATCGAAACCAATGATAAAGATTACGTATTCATTCACTTTATCCTTACGAATCTTCCACGGGGATTAATTGGTTTATTACTAGCGGTTATATTATCTGCTGCCATGTCTTCTACAGCTTCGGAATTAAACGCCCTGGCTTCTACTACAGCTATAGATCTGTATAAACGGAATGTTACAACTCCCAGAGAGGAGGCTCATTATGTAAAAATGTCTAAGCTTTTTACTTTGTTATGGGGTATTCTGGCAATTTTGGTCGCTTGTGTTGCTAATTTATTTGATAATCTAATTCAATTAGTCAATATTATAGGTTCTATTTTTTATGGGAATGTTCTTGGAATTTTCTTATTAGCTTTCTTTATCAAATATGTAAAAAGCAATGCTACATTTACTGCTGCTATCATTACGCAGATTATCGTAATTGTCGGCTGGTATTATGATTGGATGCCATATTTATGGTTAAATCTGTTCGGTTGTATATTAGTATTCATTCTGGCATTGCTAATTCAATCAATAACTCCATCAAAATCAAAGGCTGGAATAAATGGATAAAACAATACATTGGGGCATATTAGGATGTGGATCTATTGCGCGAAAATTTGCACAAGACTTGCAAACAGTTCCTAATGCTCAATTAACTGCTGTAGCAAGCAGGAGTACAGAAAATGCTCAAAACTTTGCTAATCAATACAATGCCCGAACCTATTACACATCTTACGAAGCATTGTGTAAGGATGACAATATCGATATTATTTATATTGCTACTCCTCATGTTTTCCATCATGAGCAGACACTTCTTTGTTTACATCATAAAAAAGCAGTGCTATGTGAAAAACCATTTGCGATGAACAAAGAACAAGTTCAGGAGATGATTACACTTGCTCAAAAGAATAAATTGTTCTTAATGGAAGCATTATGGACCTATTTTTTACCACACTATCAAGAGCTGTTGTCTATTATTAACAATAAAGAATTAGGGGCAATCCGATCTTTAACGGCTGATTTTGGATATTACAGTACTTTTGATCCTGATAGCAGAGTCTACAACAAAGCATTAGGAGGTGGTAGTCTTCTCGATATTGGTATTTATCCTCTTTTTGCTGCGCTAAGCATGATTGGTTACCCTGATGACATACAAGCTTCCGCGAACATGACTTCAACCGGAGTAGATGAGAATTGCCACATTAAATTACAATACAAAAGTGGAGTTTCTGCCAGTTTATATAGTACGATTACTAAAAAAACAAAGACAGAAGCTATCCTTGTTTTTGAAGAAGGAACCATACATATACATTCACAATTTCACAAACCAACCAGTTTTACTATAGAAAAAAATGGTAAAAAAGAAACAAGAAAATTTCCTGTAACCACCTTCGGTTATAATTTTGAGGCAGTACATGCTCAAGAAATGCTTTTGGCAGGAAAAACCGAAAGCCCAATAATGTCTTTTGATAAAAGTCTGCAATTGATACAATTATTAGATCAGGTACGACAACAAATAAACCTTATCTATTAAAAAAAGCCGGTATGCATACATACCGGCTTTTTTTATTGGCACTGCCAAAGGGTATAATCCCTAAGGTAGTTTACTATTTATGAATGTATAAGGGTATCTGTTACTTCGCCCCCCATTCTTTTAAGGAATCTTGATTTAGTTTTACATAATCATCATTTCCAGCTTTTTTAGCAAGTTCTAGCGATGATTTTGCAGCTTTAATCGCTCCTGCTTTATCTCCGCTAGCAGCATAAATAAGAGATTGTTGTCTCAGGTGCCAAAAAGCAGGCTCTTTTCTCAAAGTAACCGCTTTGTCTATATATTGTTTTGCTTTTGCAAAATCTTTTGTATTCTTATAAAAAACAGCTGCTTGATAGTAATCATTAGCACTAGGTCCTGCTAATACTTTCTCAATACTTGCTATTGCTTTTTTCTTAGAAGGAACCTCAATTTTAAAAGCTACTTCTGTAGTATCCCATACAAAATTAAGTTTCGCGCTATCCATTGTAAAATCACTAAATAAAATCGTGAAGGTCTCCACACTCATTGGTAATGCACTAGCCTTAACAGTTGTTTTCAGTGCTACCTTACTATCATCCCAATTTCTAGGAGTACCCCAGTTAGAAGCATCAGAATAGAATATAACCTCCCAATTCTCTTTTCCAGGTTTTGTAAAAACCGCATACTCTCCTTTTTTTAGTTCTTTCCCTCCTATTTTAACATCATCGCTAAACGATATTTTAGTATTCGCATTAGCACCAGTTCTCCATAATTTATCATAAGGAACCAATCCTCCGAATATAGTACGACCTTTCTTACTAGGTCTAGAATAAGAAACGGTAACATCTGTTAATCCCACTACCTGTTCTATCTTAGAATTCGGGCTAGGTTGTGGCGTTTCAACCTGTGCAGTAGCCCCTAAGCAAAATAGTGATGTGCTTAAAAATAAGACAATTTTTTTCATCGTGTCAAATATTAAAATTAAATGATTTTTATAAAAGTAAGTAATTGGTCTCGGCTGAACTAAAAGTTAACAAAACCTTAAATTAAGGAATGTTATATTTGCTGACATTTTATCTTTAGATATGAGAAGAAAATACATATCCGAGTTCATTGGTACCTTTGCATTAATATTCTGTGGTACAGGCGCAATGACTATCAACGAAGTTACCGGTGGTGATGTTACCCATGTCGGTATCGGGATTACCTGGGGATTAATTGTAATGGCAATGATCTATGCATTTGGAGAGATTTCAGGAGCCCATCTCAATCCCGCTGTAACAATCGCATTCGCTTTTGCCAAAAAATTTGAATGGAGAGAAGTCCCTATTTTTATCATAGCACAAACTACAGGTGCTATTCTGGCCAGTACAATCCTTTTATTACTATTCCCCGAAAGTGAATTTCTGGGAGGTACCATTCCGAGTATTACACCTTTTAGAGCATTTATAATGGAATTAATACTAACTTATTTTCTAATGCTGGTTATCATAAATGTGTCTACCGGTTCCAAGGAAATTGGAATTATGGCCGGTATCGCTATCGGAGGAACCGTAGCCTTAGAAGCTATTTTTGCAGGACCAGTTACCAATGCTTCTATGAATCCGGCTCGTTCATTTGCCCCTGCTCTATTATCAGAACATTGGGAACACCAATGGTTATATTTTATCGCTCCTTGTATTGGAGCACTATTAGCTGTCGGAACGTGCAAACTGACTAAACCAGACAACTGTTGCGTTGACTGTTCATAGTTTGTTTAACAAATAAACAAAATAATTAAACAATTTAGTTGTATATTTGTATGTACTTATGCATGTCTAAATAAGACCGACTGTCTTATCTCAAGATTGTAAGCATTTTTTTACATAGGAGATAATACGTATCTCCTGAACGTATCTAAACATCTAAATTTCTATTCCCAGAATAGAAAGCATATCAAAAATACACTACGATGAAGTTATATCGTTTATCTCAAAAACAGAGATTACCCCTCTCTGTAGAAGCTGCATGGAACTTCTTATCCGATCCTAAAAACCTATCCGTAATAACTCCTGATTATATGGGGTTTACTATTGTATCCGGAGCTGATAGAAAAATGTACCCAGGACAAATCATTCAATATATTGTTACTCCAGTATTGGGAATAAAAAACACCTGGGTAACAGAAATCACACATGTTGTAGATCAGCATTATTTTGTTGATGAGCAGCGATTCGGACCATATGCACTATGGCATCACAAACATTTTATCAAAGAAATTCCCGGAGGTGTAGAAATGGAGGATATCATAGATTATAAACTACCATTTGGAATTCTGGGGCGTTGTATACATCCTTTTATTGTCAAACCAAAATTGGAAGAAATATTCAAGTATCGAAGAAAAAAGCTAATTGATTTATTTGGTACATTTGACTAACTTCGTTTCATTACGAACATATATGTGAACGTATTATTCAATAATGAAACCGGCTTGATTAAAACAACTATCAAAGCCGCTATCTAACCTTTTAAACGATAAAAATAAGCAAATGAAAAATATACTCCTCATTGGTGGAAGCTATGGTATTGGTTTTGAAATAGCATTAAAACTACACAGAGAATACAATATCTTTATCGCTTCCAGAACAGCAGAGAATTTAGGAAATTTAGAAGTAACACACATCCCTTATGATGCGACTAAAGATGAAATAGATATCTCTTTGCTACCAGAAACCATTGATGGATTTGTGTATTGCCCGGGAAGCATTACACTAAAACCCTTCGAGCAGTTATCACATGAAGCTTTTGAAAAAGACCTTCAGATTAATTTTACCTTCTTAATTAAAGTAATCCATACTATTCTTCCCAGATTAAAAAATGCCACGCAAGCCAGTCTTATCTTTTTTAGTACGGTAGCTGTAAAACTAGGAATGCCTTATCACACCAGTGTTGCTGCTGCCAAGGGAGCCATCGAAGGTTTTGCACGAGCCTTAGCCGCAGAATACGCTCCTAAATTCAGAGTAAACGTTATCGCCCCATCCCTAACCAATACCCCATTAGCCAATCAATTATTGAGCACAGACCTCAAAAAACAAAAAATGAATGACAGGCATCCTTTAGGACGTATTGGTCAAACTACTGACATCGCTAATATTTCCAAATTCTTATTAAGTGATGACAGCAGTTGGATTACAGGTCAAGTTATTGGTGTTGACGGAGGAATGTCGACCTTACACACCCACTAATACCTGTACAGTATTTTCTAAAAACAAATTACCTTTAATTTAATGAAACAAAAAGTAGTCATCCATTGGTTTCGAAGAGACCTGAGATTATACGACAATACCGCTTTGCATCATGCATTATCAAGTGGGCTTCCTGTGATCCCTGTCTTTATATTTGATACTGGCATTATATCTGGTCTTCCTGAAGACGATGCAAGAATATCATTTATATACTCCTTATTAAAAAACATTCAGGATACATTAGAAAACAACTTTAGTTCATCAATACATCTTTATCATACTAATCCGGAAACTGCTTTTATACAAATTTGCAACGACTATGACGTTCAGGCAGTCTACACTAATCATGACTATGAACCATATGCCACAGAAAGAGATACCTGCATAGGAAACTTTCTGAAAAGTAAAAATATTTCCTGGCATACATATAAAGATCAGGTTATTTTTGAGAAAGAGGATATCGTAAAAAAAGACAATTCTCCCTATATTGTCTATACCCCTTATAAGAACAAATGGTTAGAGAAATTCGATTCTTCGTTACTAGTGCCATTTTCTATTAAAGGGAACAATTTTGCTTCTATCAAAAAAAAGTTCCCTACACTGACAGAAATCGGATTCAAGGTATCTGACAAAACCGTTACTCCGTATGACCTCTCATCGATACGCATCAACAATTATGAAGAGACAAGAAATTTTCCTGCAATTGCCTCTGGTACATCCAGGTTAGGTCCTTATCTGCGTTTTGGCGTTCTCAGTATAAGAGAAGTAGTTCAAAAAGCAATAGAACAACCTAACAAAACATTCTTGTCCGAATTAATCTGGAGAGAATTTTTTATGCAAATCCTTTGGCATTTTCCACACACTCCTCATAGCGCATTTAAACCAAAATATGATCGGATACCATGGAGAAATAATGAAATTGAATTTGAAAAATGGAAAAAAGGGCTTACAGGATACCCATTAGTTGATGCAGGAATGAGGCAATTACAGCAAACGGGATATATGCACAATCGGGTGCGTATGGTAGTAGCAAGTTTTCTCTGCAAACATCTCTTAATCGATTGGAGATGGGGTGAAGCATATTTTGCAGAAACCCTGCTCGATTATGAATTAGCAGCTAATGTAGGGAACTGGCAATGGGCTTCCGGATCGGGAGTAGATGCAGCTCCGTATTTCAGAATATTTAACCCTACTACTCAAATCACAAAATTTGACAAATCACATAGCTACATCAAAACCTGGGTAAAAGATCTGCAAGAACTGAGCTATCCTACTCCAATAGTAGATCATAAAACTGCCAGAGAACGCTGTCTAGAAACCTACAAAAAAGCATTACTCTAAGGAAATCTCCTCTTTACAAACATCCATTGTTACAAAAATGGCTGAATCATTTTTAATGCTGGATTTCTATTATCCTTTTTCCAAATTACCGAAAGGATTGCCTGTTGTCTGATAGCAGGAATCTCTATGAATTTAATATTCATATCAAAACCATGTTGCAATGAAGTAGGAATAATAGCCACGCCCAATTTATTCTCTACTAGTCTAAAAATGGTCTGCGCATGCACTGATTTATGCGTTACTTTGGGATGAAATCCTTTAT contains:
- a CDS encoding sodium:solute symporter codes for the protein MHTIDWIVLIGTLLFIVLYGAWKTKGSTTVQEYIKGGSEAKWWTIGLSVMATQASAITFLSTPGQAFHSGMGFVQFYFGLPIAMVVICMIFIPLYHKMKVYTAYEFLEGRFDLKTRTLTAILFLVQRGLAAGITIFAPAIILSAVLGWNLTLLNIVIGVLVIMYTVSGGTKAVSVTQKQQMAIIFTGMFIAFFLIVSYLPEDITFNKALKIAGASGKMEVLDFSFDFNNRYTFWSGIIGGTFLALSYFGTDQSQVQRYLSGKSIRESQMGLIFNGLLKVPMQFFILLVGVMVFVFYQFNTSPLNFNPVAKTAVVSSAYSDEYQQLEKNQIAFQTLKQEAIHTFNNAEENSSAKNIAKYRIANLDASEKIVREVAKVFIKNADKDIETNDKDYVFIHFILTNLPRGLIGLLLAVILSAAMSSTASELNALASTTAIDLYKRNVTTPREEAHYVKMSKLFTLLWGILAILVACVANLFDNLIQLVNIIGSIFYGNVLGIFLLAFFIKYVKSNATFTAAIITQIIVIVGWYYDWMPYLWLNLFGCILVFILALLIQSITPSKSKAGING
- a CDS encoding Gfo/Idh/MocA family protein, with amino-acid sequence MDKTIHWGILGCGSIARKFAQDLQTVPNAQLTAVASRSTENAQNFANQYNARTYYTSYEALCKDDNIDIIYIATPHVFHHEQTLLCLHHKKAVLCEKPFAMNKEQVQEMITLAQKNKLFLMEALWTYFLPHYQELLSIINNKELGAIRSLTADFGYYSTFDPDSRVYNKALGGGSLLDIGIYPLFAALSMIGYPDDIQASANMTSTGVDENCHIKLQYKSGVSASLYSTITKKTKTEAILVFEEGTIHIHSQFHKPTSFTIEKNGKKETRKFPVTTFGYNFEAVHAQEMLLAGKTESPIMSFDKSLQLIQLLDQVRQQINLIY
- a CDS encoding DUF2911 domain-containing protein, which gives rise to MKKIVLFLSTSLFCLGATAQVETPQPSPNSKIEQVVGLTDVTVSYSRPSKKGRTIFGGLVPYDKLWRTGANANTKISFSDDVKIGGKELKKGEYAVFTKPGKENWEVIFYSDASNWGTPRNWDDSKVALKTTVKASALPMSVETFTILFSDFTMDSAKLNFVWDTTEVAFKIEVPSKKKAIASIEKVLAGPSANDYYQAAVFYKNTKDFAKAKQYIDKAVTLRKEPAFWHLRQQSLIYAASGDKAGAIKAAKSSLELAKKAGNDDYVKLNQDSLKEWGAK
- a CDS encoding MIP/aquaporin family protein; this translates as MRRKYISEFIGTFALIFCGTGAMTINEVTGGDVTHVGIGITWGLIVMAMIYAFGEISGAHLNPAVTIAFAFAKKFEWREVPIFIIAQTTGAILASTILLLLFPESEFLGGTIPSITPFRAFIMELILTYFLMLVIINVSTGSKEIGIMAGIAIGGTVALEAIFAGPVTNASMNPARSFAPALLSEHWEHQWLYFIAPCIGALLAVGTCKLTKPDNCCVDCS
- a CDS encoding SRPBCC family protein, which produces MKLYRLSQKQRLPLSVEAAWNFLSDPKNLSVITPDYMGFTIVSGADRKMYPGQIIQYIVTPVLGIKNTWVTEITHVVDQHYFVDEQRFGPYALWHHKHFIKEIPGGVEMEDIIDYKLPFGILGRCIHPFIVKPKLEEIFKYRRKKLIDLFGTFD
- a CDS encoding SDR family NAD(P)-dependent oxidoreductase, giving the protein MKNILLIGGSYGIGFEIALKLHREYNIFIASRTAENLGNLEVTHIPYDATKDEIDISLLPETIDGFVYCPGSITLKPFEQLSHEAFEKDLQINFTFLIKVIHTILPRLKNATQASLIFFSTVAVKLGMPYHTSVAAAKGAIEGFARALAAEYAPKFRVNVIAPSLTNTPLANQLLSTDLKKQKMNDRHPLGRIGQTTDIANISKFLLSDDSSWITGQVIGVDGGMSTLHTH
- a CDS encoding deoxyribodipyrimidine photo-lyase, producing MKQKVVIHWFRRDLRLYDNTALHHALSSGLPVIPVFIFDTGIISGLPEDDARISFIYSLLKNIQDTLENNFSSSIHLYHTNPETAFIQICNDYDVQAVYTNHDYEPYATERDTCIGNFLKSKNISWHTYKDQVIFEKEDIVKKDNSPYIVYTPYKNKWLEKFDSSLLVPFSIKGNNFASIKKKFPTLTEIGFKVSDKTVTPYDLSSIRINNYEETRNFPAIASGTSRLGPYLRFGVLSIREVVQKAIEQPNKTFLSELIWREFFMQILWHFPHTPHSAFKPKYDRIPWRNNEIEFEKWKKGLTGYPLVDAGMRQLQQTGYMHNRVRMVVASFLCKHLLIDWRWGEAYFAETLLDYELAANVGNWQWASGSGVDAAPYFRIFNPTTQITKFDKSHSYIKTWVKDLQELSYPTPIVDHKTARERCLETYKKALL